Proteins co-encoded in one Octopus bimaculoides isolate UCB-OBI-ISO-001 chromosome 7, ASM119413v2, whole genome shotgun sequence genomic window:
- the LOC106872817 gene encoding zinc finger protein 271, which produces MCVLIDRFKEKVMNEKKQSENIDLSIQPQKNMKKKSQPPDIYGKIFSTRKNLIQHKLCHSVTKLFHCEDCGKRFTTRSSLSLHKHIHTREKPYHCDICGKAFSQSGGLSSHKRIHTGEKPYHCNICDKTFSQSYGLFSHKRIHTGVKSYHCYVCGKKFSHSGSLSSHNYIHTGEKPYHCDICGKRFSQSGTLSYHKRTHTGEKPYLCDICGQAFSKNVTLSIHKRTHTGEKPYHCDVCGKTFSDRGSLIYHKPIHTGKKPYHCDICGKTFSQTSCLSSHKRTHTGEKPYHCDICGKSFTRNFSLSVHKRIHTGEKPYQCDICGITFCHRGSLFYHKQTIHTGERPHHCNICGKTFSVSACLSSHIRSHAGEKPYHCDICGKTFSQSCSLSSHKRIHTGEKPYHCDICGKMFTKNGNLSLHKRIHTGEKPYHCDICDKRFSYSDNLSVHKHIHTAEKPYHCDICSKTFTQKAHLSAHKRSHTGEKPYHCDVCGKTYSRNYNLTIHKHIHAGEKLDECDQNEP; this is translated from the coding sequence atgtgtgtattgattgaTAGATTCAAAGAGAAagttatgaatgagaaaaaacagtctgaaaatattgatttatcaaTTCAaccacagaaaaatatgaaaaagaaatcacAACCTCCTGATATTTATGGCAAGATATTCTCAACTAGAAAGAATTTAATTCAACATAAATTATGTCACTCAGTCACCAAACTTTTTCACTGTGAAGATTGTGGTAAAAGATTTACCACAAGGAGTTCTTTATCGCTCCACAAGCATATTCACacaagagagaaaccatatcattgtgatatctgtggtaaagcattttcTCAAAGTGGTGGTTTATCTTCCCACAAACGAatccacacaggagagaaaccatatcattgtaatatctgtgataaaacattttctcaaagTTATGGTTTATTTTCCCATAAACGTATCCACACAGGAGTAAAATCATACCACTGTTATGTTTGTGGTAAAAAATTTTCACACAGTGGTAGTTTGTCTTCTCACAACTACatccacacaggagagaaaccataccactgtgacatctgtgggaaAAGATTTTCACAAAGTGGTACCTTGTCTTACCACAAACGTAcccacacaggagagaaaccatacctctgtgatatctgtggtcaaGCATTCTCTAAAAATGTAACTTTATCTAttcacaaacgcactcatacaggagagaaaccataccattgtgatgtctgtggtaagaCATTTTCTGACAGAGGCAGTTTAATTTACCATAAACCTATTCACACAGGaaagaaaccataccactgtgatatctgtggtaaaacattctctcaaaCTAGTTGTTTGTCTTCCCACAAACGtacccatacaggagagaaaccatatcactgtgatatatgtggtaaatctttcACTAGAAATTTTAGCTTATCTGTCCACAAACGTatccacactggagagaagccataccaatgtgatatttgtggtataACGTTCTGTCACAGGGGTAGTTTGTTTTACCATAAACAAActattcacactggagaaagacCGCACCACTGCAacatttgtggtaaaacattttctgtTAGTGCTTGTTTGTCTTCCCACATACGTAGCCatgcaggagagaaaccatatcactgtgatatttgtggtaaaacattttctcaaagTTGTAGTTTGTCCTCCcacaaacgtatccatacaggagagaaaccatatcactgtgatatctgtggtaaaatgttcactaaaaatggtaatttatctctccacaaacgtattcatactggagagaaaccataccactgtgatatctgtgataaaagaTTTTCATACAGTGATAATTTATCTgttcataaacatattcatacagcaGAGAAACCCTACCATTGTGATATATGTAGTAAAACATTCACTCAAAAGGCTCATTTATCTGCTCACAAACGCAgccatacaggagaaaaaccatatcactgtgatgtatGTGGTAAAACATACTCTAGGAATTATAATTTAACTATCCACAAACATATCCATGCAGGTGAGAAACTAGATGAGTGTGATCAGAATGAACCATAA
- the LOC106872820 gene encoding zinc finger protein 239: MNDVTTKITVKVTQRRIDFPEEMQKEIRKTSYHCDICKKSFSQKSNLTTHKRIHTGEKPYHCDICGQSFSRGSVLDIHKRIHTGVKPFHCDDCDISFSQKSHLTIHRRVHTGEKPYHCDNCGKSFSQRSHFTIHKRIHTGEKPYHCDICGKSFSDGSALTSHKRIHTGEKPYHCDICGKSFSKSGNLTTHIYVHTGMKPYK, from the coding sequence atgaatgaTGTGACAACTAAGATAACTGTAAAAGTCACTCAAAGAAGGATTGATTTTCCTGAGGAGATGCAGAAAGAGATAAGGAAAAcatcatatcactgtgatatctgtaaaaagtcatTCTCCCAAAAAAGTAACCTTACAACTCAtaaacgtatccatacaggagagaaaccatatcactgtgatatctgtggtcagtCATTTTCTAGAGGAAGTGTCTTAGatattcacaaacgcattcatacaggagtgaaaccatttcactgtgatgacTGTGATATATCATTCTCTCAGAAAAGTCACTTAACTATTCACAGACGtgttcatacgggagagaaaccataccactgtgataactgtggtaaatcattctctcaaagaagTCACTTCactattcacaaacgtattcatacaggagagaaaccatatcactgtgatatctgtggtaaatctttctctgatgGGAGTGCCTTAACTAGtcataagcgtattcatacaggagagaaaccatatcattgtgatatctgtggtaaatcattctctaagtCTGGTAACTTAACTActcacatatatgttcatacaggaATGAAACCATATAAATGA
- the LOC106872809 gene encoding zinc finger protein OZF: protein MENELYENKSKFNSLSNSIDFPDLMLKKIRKSSYHCDICKKSFSKKGNLTTHKRIHTGEKPYNCDICGKSFSEGSNLTKHKRIHTGEKPYHCDICGKSFFQRGHLSTHTLIHTGEKPYPCDICGKSFSGKGDLTKHKRIHTGEKPYHCDICGKSFTARSNLNTHKHIHTGEKPYHCDICDISFSRGSTLTVHNRHIHTREQPYCCDICGKSFSETSHLTRHIRIHTGEKPYDCDICGKSFSARSNLTTHRHIHTGEKPYHCDICGISFSQTSHLNTHKHTHTGEKPYQCDICDKSFSQTSHLTIHKRIHTGEKPYQCNICGKSFSQNSDVTKHKRIHTGETLYHCNICGIPFSHTAELTKHKRIHSEERPYYSDICGKLFTVSSKLTKHSHNHTGEKPYHCDICGRSFSLTSHLTAHKRIHTGEKPFQCDICGRSFSQTGNLTRHKYTHTTEKTYD, encoded by the coding sequence atggaaaatgaattatatGAAAACAAATCTAAATTTAATTCACTGTCTAACAGTATTGATTTTCCTGATTTGATGCTGAAAAAGATAAGGAAATCATCATACCATTGCgatatctgtaaaaagtcatTCTCTAAGAAGGGTAATCTAACtactcacaagcgtattcatacaggcgaAAAGCCAtataattgtgatatctgtggtaaatcattctctgaaggcAGTAATTTAACTaagcacaaacgcattcatacaggagagaaaccatatcattgtgatatctgtggtaaatctttctttCAAAGAGGTCACTTAAgtactcacacactcattcatacaggagagaagccatacccctgtgatatctgtggtaagtcattctctggAAAAGgagatttaactaaacacaagcgCATCCATACAggggaaaagccatatcactgtgatatctgtggcaaatcatttaCTGCAAGAAGtaacttaaatacacacaaacatattcatactggagaaaaaccatatcactgtgatatctgtgatataTCTTTCTCTCGTGGAAGTACTTTAACTGTACACAACCGACATATTCATACAAGAGAGcagccatattgctgtgatatatgtggtaaatcattctctgaaacaaGTCACTTAACTagacatatacgtattcatacaggagagaaaccgtatgactgtgatatttgtggtaaatcattttctgcaaGGAGTAACTTAACTActcacagacatattcataccggagagaaaccatatcactgtgatatctgtggtatatctttttctcagacaagtcatttaaatactcacaaacatactcacactggagagaaaccatatcaatgtgatatttgtgataagTCATTCTCTCAGACAAGTCAtttaactattcacaaacgtattcatacaggagagaagccataccagtgtaatatctgtggtaaatcattctctcaaaatagtgatgtaactaaacacaaacgcattcacacaggagaaactCTTTATCATTGTAACATCTGTGGTATACCGTTCTCTCACACTGCTGAATTAaccaaacacaaacgcattcacagtGAAGAAAGACCATATTAtagtgatatctgtggtaaattattcacTGTAAGCAGTAAGCTGACTAAACACAGTCACaatcacacaggagagaagccatatcactgtgatatttgtggtagatCATTCTCTCTAACAAGTCACTTAACTGCTCACAAGcgtatccatacaggagaaaaaccatttcagtgtgatatctgtggtcggTCATTTTCTCAGACTGGtaacttaactagacacaagTATACTCATACAACTGAAAAAACATATGACTGA